The Streptomyces europaeiscabiei genome window below encodes:
- a CDS encoding ThuA domain-containing protein, with amino-acid sequence MTLKKALVVRGGWEGHQPVEATELFLPFLRSNGYAVRVEDSTDVYADTAEMAGTDLIVQCVTMSEITGEQLTGLTSAVVAGTGFTGWHGGIADSFRASSDYLHLVGGQFATHPGRKPCERRGGPEDNFLPHTIAVTEAGREHPVTAGIGDFELHTEQYWVLHDDLIDVLATTTHPTRPWEPWHRPVTSPAVWTRRWGAGRIVVTTPGHSLDVLENPNVRTIIERGMLWATRTASAS; translated from the coding sequence ATGACGCTGAAGAAAGCCCTGGTGGTCCGCGGCGGTTGGGAAGGGCACCAGCCGGTCGAGGCGACGGAACTGTTCCTGCCCTTCCTGCGGAGCAACGGATACGCCGTCCGGGTTGAGGATTCGACCGACGTCTACGCCGACACCGCCGAGATGGCCGGCACCGACCTGATCGTGCAGTGCGTCACGATGTCGGAGATCACGGGCGAGCAGCTCACGGGGCTGACCTCCGCGGTCGTGGCCGGCACCGGGTTCACCGGCTGGCACGGCGGCATCGCCGACTCGTTCCGCGCCTCCTCCGACTATCTCCACCTGGTGGGTGGGCAGTTCGCCACGCACCCGGGCAGGAAACCGTGCGAGCGCCGGGGCGGGCCGGAGGACAACTTCCTGCCGCATACCATCGCCGTCACCGAAGCCGGCCGCGAGCACCCCGTCACCGCGGGCATCGGGGACTTCGAGCTGCACACCGAGCAGTACTGGGTGCTCCACGACGACCTCATCGACGTCCTGGCCACCACCACGCATCCCACCCGGCCGTGGGAGCCCTGGCACCGGCCGGTCACCTCACCGGCGGTCTGGACCCGTCGGTGGGGGGCCGGGCGGATCGTGGTGACGACGCCGGGGCACAGCCTCGACGTGCTGGAGAACCCCAACGTCCGCACCATCATCGAGAGGGGCATGCTGTGGGCGACGCGCACCGCGTCGGCGTCGTAG
- a CDS encoding Gfo/Idh/MocA family protein produces the protein MGDAHRVGVVGLGVISRAYLDTLAGHPAVRVTAVADLDASRSAAVAAGLPGVRALTVEELLSSPNVDTVLNLTTPGAHAEIALGAIGHGKNVYGEKPLAATLADAHTVMAAAARAGVGVGCAPDTVLGTGVQTARAALAAGSIGRPLFASAVMVTPGHERWHPHPDFYYTEGGGPLLDMGPYYLASLVHLLGPVRAVTGASSRLRAERVIGSGPRRGERIPVEVDSHVSGVLEHVAGTLTTITTSFDGVATTASPIEVHGEVGTLAVPDPNRFDGDVRLFGLGDTQWRTLPPSAGYVDGARGVGLLDFIAADGQRASRANGELALHVMETMTALLRSSAEGRRIELTTSAQPPAPVPLTAAEDWGGRSEATRCA, from the coding sequence GTGGGCGACGCGCACCGCGTCGGCGTCGTAGGGCTCGGAGTCATCTCCCGCGCGTACCTGGACACGCTGGCCGGTCATCCCGCCGTGCGCGTGACCGCGGTCGCCGACCTTGACGCCTCCCGGTCGGCAGCGGTCGCCGCCGGACTGCCCGGCGTCCGGGCGCTGACCGTCGAGGAGCTGCTGAGCAGCCCGAACGTGGACACGGTACTGAACCTCACCACCCCCGGGGCGCACGCCGAAATCGCCCTCGGGGCCATCGGCCACGGCAAGAACGTCTACGGGGAGAAGCCGCTCGCCGCCACGCTCGCCGACGCCCACACCGTCATGGCGGCCGCCGCGCGGGCGGGAGTCGGAGTGGGGTGCGCGCCGGACACCGTGCTGGGCACCGGAGTGCAGACGGCGCGGGCGGCCCTGGCCGCCGGGAGCATCGGACGCCCGCTGTTCGCCTCGGCCGTGATGGTCACCCCGGGCCACGAACGCTGGCACCCGCACCCCGACTTCTACTACACCGAGGGCGGCGGCCCCCTGCTGGACATGGGGCCGTACTACCTCGCCTCCCTTGTCCATCTGCTGGGCCCGGTGCGGGCCGTGACGGGGGCGTCCAGCCGGCTGCGCGCCGAGCGGGTCATCGGTTCGGGCCCGCGCAGGGGAGAGCGGATACCGGTGGAGGTGGACAGTCATGTCTCCGGTGTGCTGGAGCACGTGGCCGGAACGCTGACGACGATCACGACGAGCTTCGACGGGGTGGCCACCACGGCGTCCCCGATCGAGGTCCACGGCGAGGTGGGAACCCTCGCCGTCCCGGATCCGAACCGCTTCGACGGCGACGTACGGCTCTTCGGACTCGGCGACACGCAGTGGCGCACGCTCCCTCCGTCCGCGGGCTACGTCGACGGCGCACGGGGAGTGGGGCTGCTCGACTTCATCGCCGCCGACGGGCAGCGGGCATCGCGCGCGAACGGCGAACTCGCCCTGCACGTAATGGAGACGATGACCGCGCTGCTGCGTTCGTCGGCCGAGGGACGGCGCATCGAGCTGACGACGTCGGCGCAGCCGCCCGCCCCCG